Proteins encoded by one window of Dehalococcoidales bacterium:
- a CDS encoding metal-dependent transcriptional regulator, whose amino-acid sequence MENTKRKTTASMEDYLEAIAMLKEEGRDSTVTAISEIIGVKKPSVNWALKKLSDAGYVIHEPYGDIDLTPEGARVADEIYRRHKTLISFLVDILRVNPETAAEDACKMEHVMSRETIKHLEKFMDFVLACHPGQSDWGDVFNRYIKHGKDDRHIKDRFADYC is encoded by the coding sequence ATGGAAAACACGAAGAGAAAAACGACTGCCAGTATGGAGGATTACCTCGAAGCTATTGCGATGCTGAAAGAGGAGGGCCGGGATTCTACCGTGACAGCCATCAGCGAAATAATAGGGGTAAAGAAGCCGAGCGTAAACTGGGCACTAAAGAAGCTCTCCGATGCCGGATATGTTATCCATGAGCCTTACGGGGATATCGATTTGACACCCGAAGGCGCCAGAGTTGCCGATGAGATATATCGCCGTCACAAAACGCTAATCAGCTTTCTGGTTGATATCCTTAGGGTTAATCCGGAAACGGCTGCCGAGGATGCCTGCAAGATGGAACATGTAATGAGCCGAGAAACCATCAAACACCTTGAGAAATTCATGGATTTCGTTCTTGCCTGCCATCCGGGTCAATCGGACTGGGGGGATGTTTTTAATCGCTATATTAAACATGGCAAAGATGATCGGCATATCAAAGATAGGTTTGCAGATTACTGCTAG
- a CDS encoding ferrous iron transport protein A, whose amino-acid sequence MTEKKLDELKNGEKGKITKITGNGSFFRRLLDLGVVKGAEVEMMGVAPLGDPIEIKIKGYNLSLRKSEANWITVEVQQNDE is encoded by the coding sequence ATGACTGAAAAGAAGTTGGACGAATTAAAGAATGGTGAAAAGGGAAAAATAACCAAAATTACCGGTAACGGCAGCTTTTTTCGAAGGTTATTGGACCTTGGTGTTGTCAAAGGGGCAGAGGTGGAAATGATGGGCGTGGCTCCGCTCGGAGACCCGATTGAAATTAAAATTAAAGGTTACAATCTCAGCTTGCGCAAGTCTGAGGCTAATTGGATTACGGTGGAGGTTCAACAAAATGACGAATAA